The following are from one region of the Rhipicephalus microplus isolate Deutch F79 chromosome 1, USDA_Rmic, whole genome shotgun sequence genome:
- the LOC142803190 gene encoding uncharacterized protein LOC142803190 isoform X1, with protein sequence MHGSLIWKDCNLLGSFEGTKLPNGWLQAYFSSRAMQLAHMQSKSWSAPLVFCAGHSISIRQDTGINNNVPAVTRGSVLHGHVQCIKNRAQKTNKYKGTASDCSSAQSLQQQKEHIVMSGAAAA encoded by the exons atgcatggcagcctcatctggaaggactgcaatctgcttgggagcttcgagggcacaaaactgcctaacggctggctgcaag cctatttcagcagcagagcgatgcagctagcacacatgcaatccaagtcatggagcgctcctttggtgttctgtgcaggacacagcatatccatccggcaagacactggtatcaacaataatg ttccagcagtaacaaggggttcggtgctccacggtcatgtacagtgtatcaagaacagagcacagaagaccaacaagtataaagggactgccagtgactgttcttctgctcaaagtttacaacagcagaaagagcacattgtgatgtcaggagcagctgctgcttaa
- the LOC142803190 gene encoding uncharacterized protein LOC142803190 isoform X2, protein MHGSLIWKDCNLLGSFEGTKLPNGWLQAYFSSRAMQLAHMQSKSWSAPLVFCAGHSISIRQDTGINNNAVTRGSVLHGHVQCIKNRAQKTNKYKGTASDCSSAQSLQQQKEHIVMSGAAAA, encoded by the exons atgcatggcagcctcatctggaaggactgcaatctgcttgggagcttcgagggcacaaaactgcctaacggctggctgcaag cctatttcagcagcagagcgatgcagctagcacacatgcaatccaagtcatggagcgctcctttggtgttctgtgcaggacacagcatatccatccggcaagacactggtatcaacaataatg cagtaacaaggggttcggtgctccacggtcatgtacagtgtatcaagaacagagcacagaagaccaacaagtataaagggactgccagtgactgttcttctgctcaaagtttacaacagcagaaagagcacattgtgatgtcaggagcagctgctgcttaa
- the LOC142803190 gene encoding uncharacterized protein LOC142803190 isoform X3: MHGSLIWKDCNLLGSFEGTKLPNGWLQGHSISIRQDTGINNNVPAVTRGSVLHGHVQCIKNRAQKTNKYKGTASDCSSAQSLQQQKEHIVMSGAAAA; this comes from the exons atgcatggcagcctcatctggaaggactgcaatctgcttgggagcttcgagggcacaaaactgcctaacggctggctgcaag gacacagcatatccatccggcaagacactggtatcaacaataatg ttccagcagtaacaaggggttcggtgctccacggtcatgtacagtgtatcaagaacagagcacagaagaccaacaagtataaagggactgccagtgactgttcttctgctcaaagtttacaacagcagaaagagcacattgtgatgtcaggagcagctgctgcttaa
- the LOC142803190 gene encoding uncharacterized protein LOC142803190 isoform X4: MHGSLIWKDCNLLGSFEGTKLPNGWLQGHSISIRQDTGINNNAVTRGSVLHGHVQCIKNRAQKTNKYKGTASDCSSAQSLQQQKEHIVMSGAAAA, translated from the exons atgcatggcagcctcatctggaaggactgcaatctgcttgggagcttcgagggcacaaaactgcctaacggctggctgcaag gacacagcatatccatccggcaagacactggtatcaacaataatg cagtaacaaggggttcggtgctccacggtcatgtacagtgtatcaagaacagagcacagaagaccaacaagtataaagggactgccagtgactgttcttctgctcaaagtttacaacagcagaaagagcacattgtgatgtcaggagcagctgctgcttaa